The following are encoded together in the Zingiber officinale cultivar Zhangliang chromosome 8A, Zo_v1.1, whole genome shotgun sequence genome:
- the LOC122007775 gene encoding cyclin-D4-1-like yields the protein MGVSYKYASSFLLCTEDSNSVLGLGEEEQKFQGKPPKRNLCRSPDERFDFYGEMWRDFSLPSEECIALLIERESQHLLPGDYAERLLGGQLDLALRSDAIDWIQKVHAHYNFGPLSAYLSVNYLDRFFSSYEFSTDKAWMTQLVSVACLSLAAKAEEMEVPSSLDLQVGEAKYIFEARTIQRMELLVLSTLNWRMHVVTPFSFIDYFLYKLNDDKCPDSSIVSSSMDLILGIVKGIDFLGFKPSEIAAAVALSALETYHTLDINNTLACWIHVDKEKVLRCHEVIQEMNLMKNRAFSNKTPSVSAVPKSPAGVLDVASVSYESDDSTVSSLGIHPHATSSTAKKMKLNRSISS from the exons ATGGGTGTCAGCTATAAGTATGCTTCCTCCTTCTTACTCTGCACAGAGGACAGCAATAGCGTCCTGGGGCTTGGCGAGGAAGAGCAGAAATTCCAAGGAAAACCCCCAAAGCGCAACCTTTGCCGATCTCCCGACGAAAGGTTCGATTTTTATGGGGAAATGTGGAGGGATTTCTCTTTGCCTTCGGAGGAATGCATTGCTTTGCTGATCGAGAGGGAGTCACAGCATCTGCTACCCGGTGACTATGCCGAGAGGCTGTTGGGTGGGCAACTAGACCTGGCTCTCAGAAGTGATGCCATTGACTGGATTCAAAAG GTCCATGCACATTACAATTTTGGACCTCTAAGCGCCTATTTATCTGTAAATTACTTGGATCGATTCTTCTCCTCGTATGAATTCTCG ACAGACAAAGCTTGGATGACACAGTTGGTATCAGTGGCCTGCTTATCTCTTGCTGCCAAGGCGGAGGAAATGGAAGTGCCTTCATCTCTCGACTTGCAG GTTGGCGAGGCAAAATACATATTTGAAGCCAGGACTATACAGAGAATGGAACTTCTTGTTCTTAGCACCCTTAATTGGAGGATGCATGTTGTGACGCCTTTTTCATTCATTGATTACTTTTTGTACAAATTAAACGATGACAAATGCCCGGATAGCTCAATAGTTTCTTCCTCTATGGACCTCATTTTGGGCATTGTTAAAG GCATTGATTTCCTGGGGTTCAAGCCTTCTGAAATTGCTGCAGCAGTGGCACTGTCAGCACTGGAAACTTATCATACTCTGGATATCAACAATACTTTAGCCTGTTGGATACATGTAGATAAA GAAAAGGTACTAAGATGTCATGAAGTGATTCAAGAGATGAACTTGATGAAGAATAGAGCATTCAGTAACAAAACTCCATCAGTTTCTGCCGTGCCAAAGAGCCCAGCTGGGGTTCTGGATGTTGCATCTGTGAGCTATGAAAGTGATGATTCTACAGTTAGCTCACTTGGTATTCATCCTCATGCTACTTCTTCGACAGCCAAGAAGATGAAATTAAACAGATCCATAAGTTCATGA